The Novosphingobium sp. SL115 sequence CCGGTGGTCGTCGGGATGGCGGTGGCTGTGGACGTTGGGGCCGTTGCCGGTGCGCCCTGCGTGATGATCGCATCGGTATAGCTCGCCGCAACGACGACATCAAAACCAGGCGCGATTTCACCGCGTCCTTCGAATTCAGCCCCGCGCACACGCACTTCGCCGATCTGGATCTGCGAGGTTGACGGAATGCCGCCCGTGCCAGCCAGCGGATCGCCAACCGGCACCTTCTGGCGCCGAAGATCGTAAACCGACACCGTGAACAGGGCGTTGGCTCCGTGCGGCTGATACTTGATTCCGCCTTCGTACTGGCGTCCCGTCACCGGCTCGAACGGCACCCCGAGGTAGGTCGAGCCCGATTGTGGCTCGAACGATTCCGAATAACTGAAATAGGGCGAAACGCCGAACGCGAACTCGTAGAGCGCGCCAAGGCGCATGGTGAAGGCGTCCTGCTGCAGCCTGGTGACGCTATTGTTTTTCTTGTTCAAACTATTTTGCGTATACCAGTCCTTGCGCCCGCTGGCGATGAGCTGAAGGCGGCCGATCGCAATCTGATCCTGCAGATAGATCCCGACTTGGTCGCGCTTGCTGTAAGTGTTCGTATAGGCGCTCGATAGCACGGTAAGGTCGAAGGTGGGCAACGTGCCGCCATATGTCGGCGCAAACAGATTGAGGTTGGGGATACTGGTCAGCGGGTTGCTGGTCTGGCCGCTGTTGAATTGCTGGAAGTTCTCGCCAGTGATGCGCTGGTAATCGAGCCCTGCCAGCACGCTGTGCTTCAGCGGGCCTGTGTCGAATTTTGCGTTGAGGTTGTTGTCGATCGTTAGCGTATCGAAATCCTCGTCCGCGCCGCCGCCGCCGCGCACGATTGTCGAAAAGTCCGAATTGCGGTTGCTTCCGGTTCCGGTCGTCGCAAAGCCTGCCACATAAAGCTGCCGGTATGACAGCGTGCTGTTCTGGTAGCGGGCGCTTGAGCGCGTTGTCAGGTTCTCGTTGAAGTCATGACGGAACAACAGTTCGACCGACTTGGCTTTGTGGTTATAGCGTTCGTAGTCCGGATCGCCGGTATTGAGGTCTCGCGGCAATTCACCGAACGGATTGGAGAGCACCGAGCCATAGGCAGGCACGCCCGAATAGCCGCCGCCACTGGGCGAGTGCTGATAAGTGCCGATCAGGGTGAAGCTCGTCGACGGATCTGGCGCGAAAGTGAGCATCGGGCTGATATGCCAGCGTTCACTGAACGTGCCGCTGGTCAGACCGTCGCCCTTCTGCCAACCACCGACGACACGGGCGAGCAGCTGGCCGTCGGTGGTCAGCGGCTGGTTGATGTCGGCAACGAGGCGTCTGGTCGCGTAATTGCCGATCTGGCCCTCGATGCGGCCCGATGCGACCGGTTCAGGCGTCTTGCTGGTCAGATTTATGAGACCGCCCGGGGTCGAATTGCCGTAGAGGACCGAAGCCGGTCCCTTGACCACGTCGATATGGTCGACGCGGTTGAAGTCGATTTGCGGCATTGAATACGGGCCGGCGAGCAACCGCATGCCGTCGAGGAAAACGCCCGGCGAGAAGCCGCGCAGGATAAGCTGGTCATAGCGCGTAACCATGCCGCCCCGCTGGTTGGCGGCAACGCCCGCAACATAGCCCATCGCCTGATTGATCGACAGCACATTGCGGCGGGTCAGTTCCTCGTTGTCGATCACCGTTATGGTCTGCGGCGTGACGATCAGTGGCGTGCCGGTCTTGGTGCCCGACGCCGCCTGCTGGTCCTTCAGGCCGGTAACAATAATGGTCGCGCCAGATCTCTCGG is a genomic window containing:
- a CDS encoding TonB-dependent siderophore receptor — its product is MLTLPILSVAIALPCSANGLRVTILPPKSNCESLLLSRRGLMFFSSHSGAASRIVGARRRAALLATSAALAALLPEHANASDAAEAEAERSGATIIVTGLKDQQAASGTKTGTPLIVTPQTITVIDNEELTRRNVLSINQAMGYVAGVAANQRGGMVTRYDQLILRGFSPGVFLDGMRLLAGPYSMPQIDFNRVDHIDVVKGPASVLYGNSTPGGLINLTSKTPEPVASGRIEGQIGNYATRRLVADINQPLTTDGQLLARVVGGWQKGDGLTSGTFSERWHISPMLTFAPDPSTSFTLIGTYQHSPSGGGYSGVPAYGSVLSNPFGELPRDLNTGDPDYERYNHKAKSVELLFRHDFNENLTTRSSARYQNSTLSYRQLYVAGFATTGTGSNRNSDFSTIVRGGGGADEDFDTLTIDNNLNAKFDTGPLKHSVLAGLDYQRITGENFQQFNSGQTSNPLTSIPNLNLFAPTYGGTLPTFDLTVLSSAYTNTYSKRDQVGIYLQDQIAIGRLQLIASGRKDWYTQNSLNKKNNSVTRLQQDAFTMRLGALYEFAFGVSPYFSYSESFEPQSGSTYLGVPFEPVTGRQYEGGIKYQPHGANALFTVSVYDLRRQKVPVGDPLAGTGGIPSTSQIQIGEVRVRGAEFEGRGEIAPGFDVVVAASYTDAIITQGAPATAPTSTATAIPTTTGTRQLGTPKWAASTFLSYDFAKAGGATGALAGLSLGSGLRYVGGSDGTTTYAVINGLATFERFTTKGFVLVDAVVGYDLGKASAALGGWIIAINAANLFDKTHVSACPFNNSCYYGAARTVVGSLRYNW